In Amia ocellicauda isolate fAmiCal2 chromosome 5, fAmiCal2.hap1, whole genome shotgun sequence, a genomic segment contains:
- the fkrp gene encoding ribitol 5-phosphate transferase FKRP → MRVSFCQGLLTGAIALNLLILYYVSRAQQQMMEKRREPGKSSPKKASLPVSGVGLGMGANGNSRSPGITVMVREFEDFENYVPEVAHSFLKHRPEIPFLVVADSLPYPPMALTEGVRLVVLKPAPDQPPQASRPEFFIQTEYILLVPDGVELDLGRQLDRLVRELEGEGGGPVRLVAAPVLSRSSVQCLHLRVSLREWTATYSPAASGSSGSVCTALRGDAVLLIRTEDLFNLSSPLARPLFTSLFMQTSLRGWKVKLLEGPSFGSNRRPLFGSAHNQWKADSRLRESTVKLLREFGVKRIIHPDGKDQWFGCSKETPRCFGTVHDDTPEYLYLERWTPPCCLRALRETAKYVINILETSGVRYWLEGGTLLGAARHQDIIPWDYDVDLGIYLEDVPNCDYLKNLDSGSLVDANGYVWERAVEGDFYRVQFSEANHLHVDLWPFYPRNGIMTKDTWMEHKQDVEFPEHFLHPLVPMQFAGITAYAPNNYRSFLELKFGEGVIENPQYPNPAKKRLDRSRL, encoded by the coding sequence ATGAGGGTGAGTTTCTGCCAGGGTCTTCTGACTGGGGCCATAGCCCTTAACTTGTTGATCCTGTACTATGTATCCCGGGCCCAGCAGCAGATGATGGAGAAGAGACGCGAGCCAGGGAAAAGCTCACCCAAAAAGGCCTCCCTCCCTGTGTCTGGCGTGGGCTTGGGCATGGGGGCCAATGGTAACAGCAGGAGCCCAGGCATCACGGTGATGGTGCGTGAGTTTGAGGACTTTGAGAACTATGTTCCAGAGGTGGCGCACTCCTTCTTAAAGCACAGGCCCGAGATTCCCTTTCTTGTAGTGGCAGACAGCTTGCCCTACCCGCCCATGGCATTGACAGAAGGGGTCCGCTTGGTGGTCCTGAAGCCTGCCCCCGATCAGCCCCCCCAAGCATCCCGGCCTGAATTCTTCATCCAGACCGAGTATATCCTCTTGGTACCAGATGGAGTGGAGCTGGACCTGGGGCGGCAGTTGGACAGGCTGGTGCGAGAGCTGGAAGGAGAAGGTGGGGGGCCTGTGAGGCTGGTGGCTGCACCGGTGCTGTCACGCTCATCTGTCCAGTGCCTGCACCTGAGGGTCAGCCTACGTGAGTGGACAGCCACCTATAGCCCAGCGGCCTCGGGCAGTAGTGGCAGCGTGTGCACAGCCCTGCGGGGTGACGCGGTGCTTCTCATCCGCACTGAGGACCTCTTCAATCTCTCAAGCCCCCTAGCCCGGCCACTTTTCACCTCTCTGTTCATGCAGACCTCCCTGCGTGGCTGGAAAGTCAAGCTGCTAGAGGGGCCGTCCTTTGGGTCCAACCGTAGACCCCTCTTCGGCTCGGCCCATAACCAATGGAAGGCTGACAGCCGTCTACGGGAGTCCACTGTCAAGCTGCTTAGGGAATTTGGGGTCAAACGTATCATCCACCCCGACGGGAAGGATCAGTGGTTTGGCTGCAGCAAGGAGACACCTCGGTGTTTCGGAACTGTCCACGATGACACCCCTGAGTACCTCTACCTGGAGCGTTGGACGCCCCCATGCTGTCTGCGCGCACTAAGGGAGACAGCCAAGTATGTCATCAACATTCTAGAGACCTCTGGGGTCCGCTACTGGCTAGAGGGGGGGACCCTGCTAGGGGCAGCCCGACACCAGGACATCATCCCCTGGGACTACGATGTGGACTTGGGCATCTACCTCGAAGATGTACCCAATTGCGACTACCTGAAGAACCTAGACTCAGGCTCATTAGTAGACGCCAATGGCTACGTCTGGGAGCGGGCAGTTGAAGGGGATTTCTACCGGGTCCAATTCAGCGAGGCCAACCACCTCCATGTAGACCTGTGGCCCTTCTACCCACGCAATGGCATCATGACCAAGGACACCTGGATGGAGCACAAGCAGGACGTGGAGTTCCCGGAGCACTTCTTGCATCCGTTGGTACCTATGCAGTTTGCTGGCATCACTGCTTACGCCCCCAACAACTATCGCAGCTTCCTGGAGCTCAAGTTCGGGGAAGGGGTCATAGAGAACCCCCAGTACCCCAACCCAGCCAAGAAGAGACTGGACCGGAGCCGCCTGTGA